The following coding sequences are from one Lolium rigidum isolate FL_2022 chromosome 6, APGP_CSIRO_Lrig_0.1, whole genome shotgun sequence window:
- the LOC124661469 gene encoding AP-3 complex subunit delta-like has protein sequence MASSQPAPSTAPSLVDTLFQLSLDDLVKSLRADQSAAGESSAVARALSAIHREIRAPDAATKATALQKLTYLSSLHFAPVASHPLAFPAIELLASPHLPHKRLAYLAASLSLSPASLSLLPLATHQLHKDLSPSTAAPAARHLSALALHLLASPAAAAAPDLAAHLAHDLVPHLSRGSPRAVAAAARVIAASPSAGVPVLFKPLAACLASPDPRTSTAAASAFCELSAPPADAAPFLPLAPDLYNLLTTSRSNWALIKVLKIFARLAPLEPRLAARIVDPVCQLLARSSAMSLTFECVRTVLTALPAHDAAVSLAIGKLKEFLAASDDPNLRYLGLLALGMLGPAYASTVNESRDVIALSLGDADLNIRREALRLMMGMLDDNNVMDIAGMLVAHAARSDPEFANDTLGAVLAACGRNVYELVSDFDWYVSLLADMARSLHCLQGDEIGRQLVDVGLRVQDARPELVQSARSLLIDPALLGNNLLFPVLSAAAFVSGEYIHCSKDPVELVEALLQPRTSLLPMSVRAVYIQAVLKVITFCCNLYIERLNDSNKELDLVFDELAVDQDVSRESEAEITPAEADQIVMPSTTEKDPSSHKSIVYMINLIEMTVGPLVQCKEVEVLERARNLMGFIHLLREIQELKERKVSDQKKTNRVKELVKSMQTVFAQELSPVYVNAQKKISLPEDLVLNENLAQLADIVSEDDAPPSTSILFCSRSNPSAETRDEPAVSVGSSSLLVEHRKRHGMYYLPTGKDEVDTDNYPHANDPLLSSDNGSMVKDRSETVQPVSAGKKLKGTRSRPKVVKLDGEDFLSAMMSTVNVPKETLSGTVGSVLVGRNAESLPSLKASDNSSERMGNKLDPGESSSQQTQNINADIGSSWKTKHQDYDKEKSTILPDSDGKDARKPKTSSTSGHRQGRHKQRERSSTQPDVTPQAPVIQDFLL, from the coding sequence ATGGCTTCCTCCCAGCCGGCCCCGTCGACGGCGCCGTCGCTGGTGGACACCCTCTTCCAGCTCTCCCTCGACGACCTCGTCAAGTCCCTCCGCGCCGACCAATCCGCCGCCGGCGAGTCGTCCGCCGTCGCCCGCGCGCTCTCCGCGATCCACCGCGAGATCCGCGCCCCGGACGCGGCCACCAAGGCCACCGCGCTCCAGAAGCTCACCTACCTCTCCTCCCTCCACTTCGCCCCCGTCGCCTCCCACCCGCTCGCCTTCCCCGCCATCGAGCTCCTCGCCTCGCCGCACCTCCCGCACAAGCGCCTCGCCTACCTCgccgcctccctctctctctccccggcCTCGCTCTCCCTCCTCCCGCTCGCCACCCACCAGCTCCACAAGGACCTCTCCCCTTccaccgccgcccccgccgcccgcCACCTATCCGCCCTCGCGCTGCACCTCCTCGCCTcccccgccgcggccgccgcgcccGACCTCGCCGCCCACCTCGCGCACGACCTAGTGCCCCACCTCTCCCGCGGCAGcccgcgcgccgtcgccgccgccgcgcgcgtcaTAGCCGCCTCCCCGTCCGCGGGCGTGCCGGTCCTCTTCAAGCCACTGGCCGCATGTCTCGCTTCGCCGGACCCGCGGACCTCTACCGCCGCCGCATCCGCCTTCTGCGAGCTGTCGGCGCCGCCAGCCGACGCGGCCCCGTTCCTGCCGCTCGCGCCCGACCTCTACAATCTGCTAACCACTTCCCGCTCCAACTGGGCGCTCATCAAAGTGCTCAAGATCTTCGCTAGGCTGGCTCCTCTCGAGCCGCGCCTCGCCGCGCGGATTGTTGACCCGGTGTGCCAGCTCCTCGCACGCTCTTCGGCCATGTCCCtcacgttcgagtgcgtccgcacCGTGCTAACTGCCCTACCGGCGCACGATGCCGCTGTGAGCCTCGCCATTGGGAAACTCAAGGAGTTCCTTGCTGCTTCTGACGATCCCAACCTGCGGTATCTTGGCCTCTTGGCGCTCGGTATGCTGGGCCCGGCGTATGCATCGACTGTCAACGAGAGCCGTGATGTGATCGCCCTCTCACTGGGTGATGCCGACTTGAACATCCGCAGGGAGGCATTGCGCCTGATGATGGGGATGCTTGATGACAACAATGTCATGGATATTGCTGGCATGCTGGTCGCTCATGCCGCGCGGTCAGACCCAGAGTTTGCGAATGACACACTTGGGGCTGTCCTGGCAGCATGTGGCCGCAATGTGTATGAACTGGTCTCGGATTTCGACTGGTATGTCTCGCTGCTTGCAGATATGGCTAGGAGCCTGCACTGTCTGCAGGGAGATGAGATTGGTCGCCAGCTTGTTGATGTGGGGCTTCGGGTGCAGGATGCACGTCCAGAGCTTGTCCAGTCTGCTCGGTCTCTCCTAATTGACCCTGCTTTGCTCGGCAACAACCTTCTTTTCCCTGTTCTTTCTGCTGCTGCATTCGTCTCCGGTGAGTATATACATTGCAGCAAGGATCCTGTTGAGCTTGTTGAGGCACTATTGCAGCCGAGGACTAGCCTCCTGCCCATGTCAGTCAGAGCCGTCTACATCCAGGCAGTGCTTAAAGTGATCACCTTTTGTTGCAATTTATATATCGAGAGGTTGAATGATTCAAACAAGGAATTGGATCTTGTGTTTGATGAGTTAGCTGTTGATCAAGATGTTAGCAGGGAAAGTGAAGCTGAAATTACACCTGCAGAAGCTGATCAAATTGTTATGCCAAGCACAACGGAGAAGGATCCTTCTTCGCACAAATCAATAGTTTACATGATTAACTTGATTGAAATGACAGTCGGGCCACTTGTTCAGTGCAAGGAAGTTGAGGTCCTCGAGAGGGCACGCAACCTGATGGGTTTTATCCATTTGCTACGTGAGATTCAGGAGTTAAAGGAAAGGAAGGTTAGTGATCAGAAGAAAACTAACCGGGTCAAGGAGCTGGTTAAGAGCATGCAAACAGTATTCGCTCAAGAATTAAGCCCTGTTTATGTGAATGCACAGAAGAAAATTTCCCTTCCTGAGGATCTTGTTTTGAATGAAAATCTTGCCCAACTTGCTGACATTGTAAGTGAAGATGATGCCCCTCCATCAACTTCAATCCTTTTCTGCTCTCGCAGCAATCCTTCTGCAGAGACTAGAGATGAGCCTGCGGTGTCAGTTGGTTCATCTTCTCTACTTGTTGAGCACCGTAAACGGCATGGGATGTACTATCTCCCAACGGGAAAAGATGAGGTTGATACGGATAATTACCCTCATGCGAATGATCCTCTGCTATCTTCTGACAACGGAAGTATGGTAAAGGATAGATCAGAGACTGTGCAGCCTGTATCTGCTGGGAAAAAGTTGAAAGGCACGAGGTCCAGACCAAAAGTAGTGAAACTGGATGGCGAGGATTTCCTAAGTGCTATGATGTCTACTGTAAATGTTCCAAAGGAAACATTGTCTGGTACTGTCGGTAGTGTGCTCGTGGGTAGAAATGCCGAGTCATTACCTTCACTGAAGGCTTCAGATAATTCCTCTGAAAGAATGGGAAACAAATTGGACCCTGGGGAATCTAGTTCCCAGCAGACACAGAACATAAATGCTGATATTGGAAGTTCTTGGAAAACTAAGCATCAGGATTATGATAAAGAGAAGAGTACAATCCTTCCTGATAGTGATGGGAAAGATGCAAGAAAGCCTAAAACGTCCAGCACGAGTGGGCATCGTCAAGGAAGACATAAGCAAAGAGAAAGATCTAGTACCCAGCCAGATGTTACACCTCAAGCACCCGTAATTCAAGATTTTCTTCTATAG